From the Microbacterium thalassium genome, one window contains:
- a CDS encoding DUF4350 domain-containing protein — protein MTATTPVGAATPAVPRPSRRRAVVAWVVIGAVLLVVGGVGGWLTGLYQWSQRDALDPDSAGPAGTRALVHILRDQGIELTVTDDRAAALRALSSGAATLALPDAPALSDGAVAELADAAADVVLLDPRTRTLGLLLGDTALAGEGDDTVASPACSLAEATRSGGVVPGAVFTPDADAAACYPSGQGYALIVHDDRGHRIAALDARAIIANDVLAEDGNAALGLNLLGRHDTVVWYVPSAADTDLVDTSPSLGELTPPWVSPVIVLLLAAGAAAAVWRGRRFGPLVAERLPVTVRASETTEGRARLYERSRDALHAADQLRSAAADRLAAMLGLGPAASASEISDAASAVSGWDPRAVRGILIDEVPRTDAELVALDERLRHLEQAVRTVVRTGTGPERNAE, from the coding sequence ATGACCGCGACGACACCCGTCGGCGCCGCGACCCCGGCCGTCCCGCGTCCCTCCCGGCGGCGCGCCGTCGTCGCGTGGGTCGTGATCGGCGCGGTGCTGCTCGTGGTCGGCGGCGTCGGCGGCTGGCTGACGGGCCTGTACCAGTGGAGCCAGCGGGACGCCCTCGACCCCGATTCGGCGGGCCCCGCGGGCACGCGCGCCCTCGTCCACATCCTTCGCGATCAGGGAATCGAGCTGACGGTGACCGACGATCGCGCGGCCGCCCTGCGCGCGCTGTCCTCCGGCGCCGCGACCCTCGCGCTCCCCGACGCGCCCGCGCTGTCGGACGGCGCGGTGGCCGAGCTCGCGGACGCCGCGGCGGACGTCGTCCTGCTGGATCCGCGTACGCGGACGCTCGGACTGCTGCTGGGCGACACCGCCCTCGCCGGTGAGGGCGACGACACGGTCGCGTCACCCGCGTGCTCGCTCGCCGAGGCGACACGGTCGGGCGGCGTCGTCCCGGGCGCGGTGTTCACGCCGGACGCCGACGCCGCCGCGTGCTACCCCTCGGGACAGGGGTACGCCCTGATCGTGCACGACGACCGGGGACACCGCATCGCCGCGCTCGACGCACGCGCGATCATCGCCAACGACGTCCTCGCCGAGGACGGCAACGCCGCCCTCGGCCTCAATCTGCTGGGCCGCCACGACACGGTCGTCTGGTACGTGCCGAGCGCCGCCGACACCGACCTCGTCGACACGTCGCCGTCACTGGGCGAGCTGACGCCGCCGTGGGTGAGCCCCGTCATCGTGCTGCTGCTGGCCGCGGGCGCGGCCGCCGCCGTCTGGCGAGGGCGGCGGTTCGGCCCCCTGGTGGCCGAGCGGCTGCCGGTCACGGTGCGCGCCTCGGAGACGACCGAGGGTCGCGCCCGCCTCTACGAGCGCTCGCGCGACGCCCTCCATGCCGCCGACCAGCTGCGCAGCGCCGCCGCCGACCGCCTCGCGGCGATGCTGGGGCTCGGCCCGGCCGCCTCGGCGTCGGAGATCTCCGATGCGGCGAGCGCCGTGTCGGGCTGGGATCCGCGCGCGGTGCGCGGCATCCTGATCGACGAGGTCCCCCGCACCGACGCCGAGCTCGTCGCCCTCGACGAGCGCCTGCGCCACCTCGAGCAGGCCGTCCGCACGGTCGTGCGCACGGGGACCGGACCCGAAAGGAACGCCGAATGA
- a CDS encoding DUF4129 domain-containing protein, which translates to MTPITLWQTLQASGAPLIPDGDEGRRWAERELADPVYDEARPTAFDRFAQAVGEWFANLFQVDVPGGVGATFALVAAGIVIVVIVAAFLIWGVPRRSRRAHARTLALFDEDDARSAAQLRADAADAAARERWDEAIVLRFRALARGVVERGVVSTPPGATVHAFARAAGRVFPACAGDLERSATAFDDVRYLRRPGTEELYRVVADTDAAIERTRPSVLAEVPG; encoded by the coding sequence GTGACGCCGATCACGCTGTGGCAGACCCTGCAGGCGTCCGGCGCACCCCTCATCCCCGACGGCGACGAGGGCCGCCGGTGGGCCGAGCGCGAACTGGCCGACCCCGTCTACGACGAGGCGCGCCCGACGGCGTTCGACCGCTTCGCCCAGGCCGTCGGCGAGTGGTTCGCGAACCTGTTCCAGGTGGACGTCCCCGGCGGCGTCGGCGCCACGTTCGCGCTCGTGGCCGCGGGCATCGTGATCGTCGTCATCGTCGCGGCCTTCCTCATCTGGGGCGTCCCGCGCCGCAGTCGGCGGGCGCACGCGAGGACCCTCGCCCTCTTCGACGAGGACGACGCCCGCTCGGCGGCCCAGCTGCGGGCGGATGCGGCGGATGCGGCGGCCCGCGAGCGGTGGGACGAGGCGATCGTGCTGAGGTTCCGCGCCCTCGCCCGCGGCGTCGTCGAGCGCGGCGTCGTGAGCACGCCGCCGGGCGCCACCGTGCACGCCTTCGCCCGCGCGGCCGGGCGCGTGTTCCCGGCGTGCGCCGGCGATCTCGAGCGCTCCGCCACGGCCTTCGACGACGTCCGGTACCTCCGGCGTCCGGGCACCGAGGAGCTGTACCGCGTCGTCGCCGACACCGACGCGGCGATCGAGCGCACGAGGCCGTCCGTCCTCGCGGAGGTGCCGGGATGA
- a CDS encoding glycerophosphoryl diester phosphodiesterase membrane domain-containing protein has translation MTAYPAWTPASRPGIIPLHPLSFGTILGRSFAALRQNPRVLLGFALVVQTAAYLLVIVAAGTIGILAFTRLDTVAAGSEDFDQIMAGSIALTILAGFALGLAAGAIGVIVQGVVVTEVAHAAVAEKLTLRALWQQLKPSVWRLIGYTFLLALVVATAIAIVGGAVIAVGIAVPPLGIGLGLVVLLAAVPLTLWLSTKLLLAPAAIILERATIRGAIARSWMLIRGRFWPALGIIVVLGLIFGTIAQVVSIPFALLSSGLTTIIAPTGSPDVAALTATIVTLLLSQAVTLLIQAVAVVVQSTATSIIYIDCRMRREGLDLDLLAYVEKRDAGATGLGDPYLQGIGRAFARPMPVPPGYAPAPSPYAYDPRHAASVAGPGAPAGAARPPYPYPAQQPYPAQQPYPAQQPYPAQQPYPAQQPYPAQPPQAAPPASGPPHAPAPPAAPAAPAAAPAPPPATSGPAAPPTRWVAPGDDEGGT, from the coding sequence GTGACCGCCTATCCCGCCTGGACACCGGCATCGCGCCCCGGGATCATCCCCCTGCATCCGCTGTCGTTCGGCACGATCCTCGGTCGCTCCTTCGCCGCACTGCGTCAGAACCCGCGCGTCCTGCTCGGCTTCGCCCTCGTCGTCCAGACGGCCGCCTATCTGCTGGTCATCGTCGCCGCCGGCACGATCGGCATCCTGGCGTTCACACGGCTGGACACGGTCGCGGCCGGCAGCGAGGACTTCGACCAGATCATGGCCGGCTCCATCGCGCTGACGATCCTCGCCGGCTTCGCCCTGGGCCTGGCGGCCGGAGCGATCGGCGTCATCGTCCAGGGCGTCGTGGTCACCGAGGTGGCGCACGCGGCGGTCGCCGAGAAGCTCACGCTGCGCGCGCTGTGGCAGCAGCTCAAGCCGTCGGTGTGGCGGCTCATCGGCTACACCTTCCTGCTCGCCCTCGTCGTCGCGACCGCCATCGCGATCGTCGGCGGCGCGGTGATCGCGGTCGGCATCGCCGTTCCCCCGCTCGGGATCGGCCTGGGCCTGGTGGTGCTGCTCGCCGCGGTCCCGCTCACCCTGTGGCTGTCCACCAAGCTCCTCCTGGCGCCTGCGGCCATCATCCTCGAGCGGGCGACGATCCGAGGGGCGATCGCTCGATCGTGGATGCTGATCCGCGGGCGGTTCTGGCCCGCGCTCGGCATCATCGTCGTCCTCGGACTCATCTTCGGCACGATCGCCCAGGTCGTGAGCATCCCGTTCGCGCTGCTGTCGTCGGGGCTGACGACGATCATCGCGCCGACCGGATCCCCCGACGTCGCCGCGCTGACGGCGACGATCGTGACGCTGCTGCTCTCGCAGGCGGTCACGCTCCTCATCCAGGCCGTCGCCGTCGTGGTGCAGTCGACGGCGACCTCGATCATCTACATCGACTGCCGGATGCGGCGCGAGGGGCTCGACCTCGACCTGCTCGCCTACGTCGAGAAGCGCGATGCCGGCGCGACGGGGCTCGGCGACCCGTATCTGCAGGGCATCGGCCGGGCGTTCGCGCGGCCCATGCCGGTCCCGCCCGGCTACGCCCCCGCACCGTCGCCGTACGCCTACGACCCCCGCCATGCCGCGTCCGTCGCCGGCCCGGGGGCTCCCGCCGGGGCCGCCCGGCCGCCGTACCCGTACCCGGCGCAGCAGCCCTACCCGGCCCAGCAGCCCTACCCGGCCCAGCAGCCCTACCCGGCCCAGCAGCCCTATCCGGCCCAGCAGCCCTACCCGGCCCAGCCGCCGCAGGCGGCTCCCCCGGCATCCGGCCCGCCGCACGCGCCGGCGCCCCCGGCCGCGCCCGCGGCGCCGGCCGCCGCTCCCGCCCCTCCCCCGGCGACCTCCGGCCCCGCGGCCCCGCCCACGCGGTGGGTGGCGCCGGGCGACGACGAGGGCGGCACGTGA
- the mtrA gene encoding MtrAB system response regulator MtrA, with the protein MTSRILVVDDDTALAEMIGIVLRTEGFETVFCADGAKAVEAWRNERPDLILLDLMLPGMDGIEVCTQVRAESGIPIIMLTARTDTADVVKGLESGADDYMVKPFNPKELVARIRTRLRPVGATPTEVLRIGDLVVDVSAHEVRRGDDQIALTPLEFDLLVALASKPQQVFTREMLLEQVWGYHYKADTRLVNVHVQRLRAKVETDPDNPSIVTTVRGVGYRAGAVV; encoded by the coding sequence ATGACATCACGGATCCTGGTGGTCGACGACGACACCGCGCTGGCCGAGATGATCGGCATCGTGCTGCGCACGGAGGGCTTCGAGACCGTGTTCTGCGCCGACGGCGCCAAGGCGGTGGAGGCGTGGCGCAACGAGCGTCCCGACCTGATCCTGCTCGACCTGATGCTCCCGGGAATGGACGGCATCGAGGTGTGCACGCAGGTGCGCGCCGAGTCCGGCATCCCGATCATCATGCTCACCGCGCGCACCGACACGGCGGACGTCGTGAAGGGACTGGAGTCGGGCGCCGACGACTACATGGTCAAGCCCTTCAACCCCAAGGAGCTCGTCGCCCGCATCCGCACCCGCCTGCGTCCGGTGGGCGCGACCCCGACCGAGGTGCTGCGCATCGGTGACCTGGTGGTGGACGTGTCCGCGCACGAGGTGCGCCGGGGCGACGATCAGATCGCGCTGACCCCGCTCGAGTTCGACCTGCTCGTCGCACTGGCGTCCAAGCCCCAGCAGGTGTTCACGCGCGAGATGCTGCTGGAGCAGGTGTGGGGCTATCACTACAAGGCGGACACGCGCCTGGTGAACGTCCATGTCCAGCGGCTGCGCGCCAAGGTCGAGACCGACCCGGACAACCCCTCGATCGTGACGACGGTGCGCGGCGTCGGATACCGCGCCGGCGCGGTGGTCTGA
- the mtrB gene encoding MtrAB system histidine kinase MtrB, whose amino-acid sequence MTTGATATSAPLDSWREWRAWPRRIAGLWRSSLRFRTLAVTLGLTSLAVTVACVWMALAIQNDLFDSRLRQVLGDALRAQSAAQATLDSAATQGDQVQLQNVMTAVRTAMQQQTAADMMAAFRIGPATGNAPQDWATTTWAEDVITEGMRDRVQLGEGQQWWQSVAIPGDSGELPGILVGQQLEVPGVGPYELYLAYDLASAAQTLGFVHATLWFSGVALVVLIGGIAWFVLRSVTIPISEAADTSALLAAGELGVRLPVRGEDELATLGRSFNAMADSIESQIKELADLSLVQQRFVSDVSHELRTPLTTIRLAADMINDHREEFDPATARAAELLNAQVERFETLLTDLLEISRYDAGSVQLELEPTSLAHLAEDVIGSMQQLAEQHGVDVRLVAPGGYSPVEMDPRRVRRIVRNLLGNAIEHGERRPVVVTVDSNQHAVAIGVRDYGLGMRPEDAERVFDRFWRADPSRSRTIGGTGLGLSIALGDARLHGGTLAVWSELGRGSNFVLTLPRDGRAEAAPSPIGAFPTEDTATGIDALGLTQPIDVPSAGGGAS is encoded by the coding sequence GTGACCACCGGCGCGACGGCGACCTCGGCTCCGCTGGACTCGTGGCGGGAGTGGCGGGCGTGGCCGCGCCGCATCGCCGGGCTGTGGCGCAGCTCGCTGCGCTTCCGCACGCTCGCGGTCACGCTGGGACTGACGTCGCTCGCCGTGACGGTCGCGTGCGTGTGGATGGCCCTGGCGATCCAGAACGACCTCTTCGACTCGAGGCTGCGGCAGGTGCTGGGCGACGCGCTGCGGGCGCAGTCGGCGGCCCAGGCCACCCTCGACTCCGCCGCCACCCAGGGTGACCAGGTCCAGCTGCAGAACGTGATGACCGCCGTCCGCACGGCGATGCAGCAGCAGACCGCGGCCGACATGATGGCCGCCTTCCGCATCGGGCCGGCGACCGGCAACGCGCCGCAGGACTGGGCGACCACGACGTGGGCCGAGGACGTCATCACCGAGGGCATGCGCGACCGCGTGCAGCTGGGCGAGGGGCAGCAGTGGTGGCAGTCGGTGGCCATTCCGGGCGACAGCGGCGAGCTGCCCGGCATCCTCGTCGGCCAGCAGCTGGAGGTCCCGGGCGTCGGGCCGTACGAGCTGTACCTCGCGTACGATCTGGCCAGCGCCGCGCAGACACTGGGGTTCGTCCACGCCACGCTGTGGTTCTCGGGCGTCGCCCTGGTCGTCCTGATCGGCGGCATCGCGTGGTTCGTCCTGCGTTCGGTGACGATCCCGATCTCGGAGGCGGCCGACACCAGCGCCCTGCTGGCGGCGGGTGAGCTGGGCGTCCGGCTGCCGGTGCGCGGCGAGGACGAGCTGGCCACGCTCGGGCGGTCCTTCAACGCGATGGCCGACAGCATCGAGTCGCAGATCAAGGAGCTGGCCGACCTGTCGCTCGTGCAGCAGCGGTTCGTCTCGGACGTCTCGCACGAGCTGCGCACGCCGCTGACGACGATCCGTCTGGCCGCCGACATGATCAACGACCACCGCGAGGAGTTCGACCCCGCCACCGCTCGCGCGGCGGAGCTGCTGAACGCGCAGGTCGAGCGGTTCGAGACGCTGCTGACCGACCTCCTCGAGATCAGCCGCTACGACGCGGGGTCGGTGCAGCTCGAGCTCGAGCCGACCAGCCTCGCCCACCTCGCCGAGGACGTGATCGGCTCGATGCAGCAGCTGGCCGAGCAGCACGGCGTCGACGTGCGGCTCGTCGCGCCGGGCGGCTACAGCCCGGTGGAGATGGATCCGCGTCGTGTGCGGCGCATCGTGCGGAATCTGCTCGGCAACGCGATCGAGCACGGCGAGCGCCGCCCCGTCGTCGTCACGGTCGACAGCAACCAGCACGCCGTGGCCATCGGCGTGCGCGACTACGGTCTCGGCATGCGGCCGGAGGACGCCGAGCGCGTGTTCGACCGCTTCTGGCGCGCCGACCCCTCGCGCAGCCGGACGATCGGCGGGACGGGGCTCGGCCTGTCGATCGCCCTCGGCGACGCGCGCCTGCACGGCGGGACGCTCGCGGTGTGGAGCGAGCTCGGGCGCGGATCGAACTTCGTCCTCACGCTGCCGCGCGACGGCCGCGCGGAGGCGGCGCCCTCGCCCATCGGCGCGTTCCCGACGGAGGACACCGCGACCGGGATCGACGCGCTCGGCCTGACGCAGCCGATCGACGTGCCGAGCGCCGGCGGAGGTGCCTCGTGA
- a CDS encoding LpqB family beta-propeller domain-containing protein, with the protein MRARRWVAAVVAGALAVALSACAGLPTSGPVYPGQEAESTSAPADTIFLPERPQTGATPDEIVDGFLLAGSGPTDGWARAREYLAPDFATEWRPDVGVTVVVPGDRVYETDSAETDETTGEATVSVSVVAIAGVDDRGTYAPVDAGTTTLSFTLELQDDGEWRITDAPDGIVLDSDVFPSVYHRYSVFYFDPAWEYLVPDVRWFPATNAPTRITDALVNKPVADWLAEAVVTSFPEGVAARAAVPVESGVAQVELDDSALAIEPGTLDRMLTQLQASLATAGVSRVEMSVAQAPLEAERVETRSTRISGGPLVLTEDGFGALTGEELTPVEGLSDVVPDLDPTAVQVTAERELAVVRAGDGTVHRVGADGSDEVVDRRDRLVDPTIDPSGTVWSVPRSDPAAIIAVTTSGAREVANAFGGVAAVSAIAISRDGTRLAAAVQVGTRRELWIAGVARDAEGSPQALGDPVLLGVIAGPVSGIAWLDDVTVGVVSTAGDAGVVSEQIVGGPVSTTAAPVGVVDIAGGPSTATVRLRTEDGTLLVRRGANWQESATGVLVLATQQGSPG; encoded by the coding sequence GTGAGGGCGCGGCGGTGGGTCGCCGCGGTCGTGGCCGGCGCGCTCGCGGTGGCGCTGTCGGCGTGCGCGGGCCTTCCCACCAGCGGACCGGTGTACCCCGGCCAGGAGGCGGAGTCCACCAGCGCGCCGGCCGACACGATCTTCCTGCCCGAGCGGCCGCAGACCGGCGCCACCCCGGATGAGATCGTCGACGGCTTCCTGCTGGCCGGTTCCGGTCCCACCGACGGCTGGGCCCGCGCCCGCGAGTACCTGGCGCCGGATTTCGCGACGGAGTGGCGGCCGGACGTCGGGGTCACGGTGGTCGTCCCCGGGGACCGCGTGTACGAGACCGACAGCGCTGAGACCGACGAGACCACCGGCGAGGCGACGGTGTCCGTCTCGGTGGTCGCGATCGCCGGCGTCGACGATCGGGGCACGTACGCGCCGGTCGACGCCGGGACGACGACGCTGTCGTTCACCCTCGAGCTGCAGGACGACGGGGAGTGGCGCATCACGGATGCCCCGGACGGCATCGTCCTCGACAGCGACGTGTTCCCGAGCGTCTACCACCGCTACTCGGTGTTCTACTTCGATCCGGCATGGGAGTACCTCGTTCCCGACGTCCGGTGGTTCCCGGCGACGAACGCGCCCACGCGCATCACCGACGCACTCGTGAACAAGCCGGTCGCCGACTGGCTGGCCGAGGCGGTCGTCACGAGCTTCCCCGAGGGCGTCGCGGCACGGGCCGCCGTCCCGGTCGAGTCCGGGGTGGCCCAGGTCGAGCTCGACGACAGCGCCCTCGCGATCGAACCCGGCACCCTCGACCGCATGCTCACGCAGTTGCAGGCGAGCCTGGCGACGGCGGGCGTGAGCCGCGTGGAGATGTCGGTCGCGCAGGCGCCGCTGGAGGCCGAGCGCGTCGAGACGCGGTCCACGCGCATCTCCGGGGGGCCGCTGGTGCTGACCGAGGACGGATTCGGCGCACTCACCGGCGAGGAGCTGACGCCGGTCGAGGGCCTCAGCGACGTCGTGCCGGACCTGGATCCCACCGCGGTGCAGGTCACCGCCGAGCGGGAGTTGGCCGTCGTTCGGGCCGGCGACGGGACGGTGCACCGCGTCGGCGCCGACGGGAGCGATGAGGTCGTGGACCGTCGCGACCGTCTGGTCGACCCCACGATCGACCCGTCGGGCACCGTGTGGAGCGTGCCGCGCAGCGACCCGGCCGCAATCATCGCCGTCACGACGTCCGGAGCGCGCGAGGTCGCCAACGCCTTCGGAGGCGTCGCCGCGGTGTCGGCGATCGCGATCTCGCGCGACGGCACGCGTCTGGCCGCGGCGGTACAGGTCGGCACGCGTCGCGAGCTGTGGATCGCGGGTGTCGCGCGGGATGCCGAGGGCTCGCCGCAGGCGCTCGGCGACCCGGTCCTGCTCGGCGTCATCGCCGGGCCGGTGTCCGGCATCGCCTGGCTCGACGACGTCACCGTCGGCGTCGTCAGCACCGCCGGGGACGCCGGCGTGGTCTCGGAGCAGATCGTCGGCGGTCCGGTGTCGACCACGGCGGCGCCGGTCGGCGTCGTCGACATCGCGGGCGGGCCGTCCACGGCGACGGTGCGCCTGCGCACCGAGGACGGCACGCTGCTGGTGCGGCGCGGTGCCAACTGGCAGGAGTCGGCCACGGGCGTGCTCGTCCTCGCGACGCAGCAGGGAAGCCCCGGGTAG
- a CDS encoding ComF family protein has protein sequence MTDTRAAADAVARALADALALIIPVECAGCGAADVALCGRCRRELVPRPRDWRTPGGVAVHAGLTLDGVAARAMRVLKGEGRTGIARVFAPALRAAASALDPPRDALFAPIPTSADAYRRRGYRVPDLVAARAGLPVRRLLRIRRSAADQRGLGREARRDNVAGSLRADGVAGARVVIVDDVVTTGATLDEAARAVRAAGGVVAGAVVVAATPRRDAATPRRDAADGAARTGLRQGDEGPVTWRIRA, from the coding sequence ATGACGGACACGCGGGCGGCGGCGGATGCCGTGGCCCGAGCGCTCGCGGACGCGCTCGCCCTGATCATCCCGGTCGAGTGCGCCGGATGCGGCGCGGCCGACGTCGCGCTGTGCGGCCGGTGCCGCCGCGAGCTGGTGCCCCGCCCGCGTGACTGGCGGACGCCCGGAGGCGTCGCTGTGCACGCGGGGCTGACGCTGGACGGGGTCGCGGCCCGCGCGATGCGCGTGCTCAAGGGAGAGGGGCGCACGGGCATCGCACGCGTCTTCGCCCCCGCCCTGCGTGCCGCAGCATCCGCCCTCGATCCGCCCCGCGACGCGCTGTTCGCCCCGATCCCGACCTCGGCGGACGCATACCGGCGCCGCGGCTACCGCGTTCCGGATCTCGTCGCGGCGCGCGCCGGGCTCCCGGTGCGCCGCCTGCTGAGGATCCGGCGGTCCGCGGCCGACCAGCGCGGACTCGGGCGCGAGGCGCGGCGGGACAACGTCGCGGGAAGCCTGCGGGCGGACGGCGTCGCCGGAGCGCGGGTCGTCATCGTCGACGATGTCGTCACCACGGGCGCCACGCTCGACGAGGCGGCGCGGGCCGTGCGCGCGGCCGGCGGGGTCGTGGCCGGCGCCGTCGTGGTCGCCGCGACACCGCGCCGGGACGCCGCGACACCGCGCCGGGACGCCGCGGACGGCGCCGCCCGCACCGGTC